The sequence below is a genomic window from Serratia nevei.
GTGGCGCGCTTTGCCGTCAATCAATACCGTTTCGACGGGGTGACGATCGATACCTATCAACAGCGTGAATATCCTTACGGCGCCCAGCTGGCGCACGTGCTGGGCTATGTGTCGAAGATCAACGACAACGATCTCAAACGCCTGGACAAGGCCGGGCTGAGCGAGAACTATGCCGCCGACCGCAACATTGGCAAACAGGGCATCGAGGCCTATTACGAGTCCGAACTGCACGGCACCACCGGCTATCAGGAGGTGGAGGTGGATAACCACGGGCGGGTGATCCGCCTGCTGAAGGAGCAGCCGCCGAAGGCCGGCAAGAACATCTACCTGACGCTGGATTTACCGCTGCAGCAGTACATCGAATCGGTGCTGAAAGGGCAGCGCGCCGCGGTGGTGGTGGAAGATCCACGGGACGGCGGCATCCTGGCGATGGTCTCCAGCCCCAGCTACGATCCCAATCCTTTCGTCAAAGGCATCGGCTATCAGGCCTATAAGACCTTGCTGACCAACCCGGATTTGCCGCTGATCAATCGCGTCACTCAGGGCTTGTACCCGCCGGCGTCGACGGTGAAGCCCTACATGGCCGTTTCGGCGCTGTTCGCCGGGGTGATCACACCCACCACCACCTTTTTCGGCGCGCCGACCTGGACGCTGCCCGGCACCGAACGCCGCTACCGCGACTGGCTGAAAACCGGCCACGGCATGCTCAACGTCACCAAAGCGATCGAGGAATCCGCCGACACCTTCTTTTATCAGGTGGCGTATGAGATGGGTATCGACCGTATCCACCACTGGCTGAGCCAGTTCGGCTACGGCCAGTCCACCGGCATCGATCTGAACGAAGAGTACCGCGGCGTGCTGCCGAGCCGCGACTGGAAGCTGAAGGTGCACAAAAAGGGCTGGTATCAGGGGGATACGGTTTCGGTGGGCATCGGCCAGGGGTATTGGGTGGCGACGCCGATCCAGATGGTAAAAGCGCTGACCACGCTGATCAACAACGGCCAGGTGAAAACGCCGCACCTGCTGTATTCGTTGCAGCAGGGCAACCGGGTGACGCGCTACCAGCCGCCGGCGCAAGCGGCGCAGATCGGCGATCCCCACTCGCCTTACTGGGGCATCGTACGCAACGGCATGTACGGCATGGCCAACTTGCCGAACGGCACCGGTTACAAGCTGTTCCACACCGCGCCATACCAGATCGCCGCCAAATCCGGCACCTCGCAGGTGTTCAGCCTGAAGCAAAACCAGACTTACAACGCCAAAATGATCCCGGTGCGGCTGCGCGATCACATCTTCTATACACTGTTCGCGCCTTACAAAAACCCCCGGGTGGCGATGGCGCTGATCCTGGAAAACGGCGGCGGCGACGGCGTGGTGGCGGGGCCGACCGCCCGCGCGATCCTCGACCATATTTTTGACCCGGCCAGCGCGCCGCAGCCCGGCGATCCGGCGCAAAGTAAACCGCAGTTAAACGACAGTGCGGATGTGCAGCGGTGATGCGGTTTGTTTTTACTTTCTTACAAACTGCAATCTCCTGACCATTTCCGGCAAGGTAGACTGAAATAACACCATAAACCGAATAAAAACGCAGGGTTAACACAACAGTGGCGCCATCGACCAAAAAAAGCGGTAAAACCTATTCCACAGTTCGTTTCGGCTGGATTTGCGCCGGCATGCTGGTCTGTTTTTTTCTGTTGGCGTTCAGGGTCGGCTATCTGCAGCTGCTGGAGCACCAGCAGTTGGCGGATCAAGCTGACCAGCGCTCTATCCGCACCCAGGTGGTGCCGACCAACCGCGCCATGATCACCGATCGCAACGATGAGGCGCTGGCGGTCAGCGTATCGTCCAAAGACATCGTGCTGGATCCGAAACACATTCTCGATACCCAGACCGACACCGGCAACGAGCGCTGGCAGAGCATGGCCAACGTGCTGAAGATCCCGCTGGCGGACGTGCAGCATCTGATCCAGAGCAACGCGCACAAGCGTTTCGTCTATCTGGCGCGCAAGGTGGAGGACGACAACGCCGCCTACATCAGCAAACTGCATCTGACCGGCGTCAGCACCGAGCAGGATTTCAGCCGCTTTTATCCGATGGGTCAGGACGCCGCCGGGCTGATCGGCATCGTCGGCCAGGACAATCAGGGGCTGGAGGGCATCGAGCTGGGCTTCAACCCGCTGTTGCAGGGCAAAAACGGCCTGCGGGTCTATCAGAAGGACGGCAGCGGCGCGGTGATCGGCGTGCTAAAAAGCGTGGATCCGGTGCCGCCGCCGAACGTGACGCTCAGCATCGACAAATTTATCCAGTATGTGCTCTATGCGCAGATCCGCGACGGCGTGGTGGCCAACCAGGCCGACTCCGGCTGTGCGGTGCTGGTCAAGATCGACACCGGCGAAATCCTCGGCATGGCCAGCTACCCGTCGTTCAACCCGAACAACTATGGCAGCACCCCGGCGAAAGACATTCGCAACGTGTGCAGCAGCGACAGCTTCGAACCGGGCTCGACGGTGAAACCGGTGGTGGTGATGGTGGGGCTGGAGCATAAGCTGATCCGGCCGGATACGGTGCTGGACACCACGCCGTATCGGGTGAACGGTCACCTGATCAAAGACGTCGGCCACTGGTCGAAGTTGACCATCACCGGCGTGCTGCAAAAATCGAGCGACATCGCGGTATCGCACATTGCGCTGGCGCTGCCGGCCACGGTGCTGCCTGCGGTCTATCGCAGCTTTGGCCTGGGGCGGCCGACCGAGCTTGGCATCGGCAACGAGAGCAGCGGCTATCTGCCGCAGCATCGTGAACGCTGGGCCGATATCGAGCGCGCTACCTTCTCTTTCGGCTATGGGCTGCGCGTGACGCCGCTGCAGATGGCGCGCGAGTACGCCGCTATCGGTTCCTTCGGCATTTATCGGCCGCTGTCGATCACCAAGGTGACGCCGCCGGTGATGGGGCAGCGTATTCTGCCGGCGGATACGGTACGATCCGTGGTGCATATGATGGAGAGCGACGCCTTGCCGGGCGGCAGCGGGGTGAGCGCCGCGGTGCCGGGCTACCGGCTGGCGATCAAAACCGGTACCGCCGAGAAAATGGGCCCGAGCGGCAAATACGACGGCGGCTACATCAACTACACCGCCGGCGTGGCGCCGGCCAGCGATCCGCAGGTGGCGCTGGTGGTGATGGTCAA
It includes:
- a CDS encoding penicillin-binding transpeptidase domain-containing protein yields the protein MAPSTKKSGKTYSTVRFGWICAGMLVCFFLLAFRVGYLQLLEHQQLADQADQRSIRTQVVPTNRAMITDRNDEALAVSVSSKDIVLDPKHILDTQTDTGNERWQSMANVLKIPLADVQHLIQSNAHKRFVYLARKVEDDNAAYISKLHLTGVSTEQDFSRFYPMGQDAAGLIGIVGQDNQGLEGIELGFNPLLQGKNGLRVYQKDGSGAVIGVLKSVDPVPPPNVTLSIDKFIQYVLYAQIRDGVVANQADSGCAVLVKIDTGEILGMASYPSFNPNNYGSTPAKDIRNVCSSDSFEPGSTVKPVVVMVGLEHKLIRPDTVLDTTPYRVNGHLIKDVGHWSKLTITGVLQKSSDIAVSHIALALPATVLPAVYRSFGLGRPTELGIGNESSGYLPQHRERWADIERATFSFGYGLRVTPLQMAREYAAIGSFGIYRPLSITKVTPPVMGQRILPADTVRSVVHMMESDALPGGSGVSAAVPGYRLAIKTGTAEKMGPSGKYDGGYINYTAGVAPASDPQVALVVMVNNPKAGKHFGGSVAGPVFGKIMAQVLEHMNILPDAQPLNVVSSVKG
- the mrdA gene encoding penicillin-binding protein 2, giving the protein MALLKEKIRDHSAEERLFIRRAGVALALVVVCFGVLIVNLYRLQIRQHGFYQTRSNQNDIKMLPIAPSRGLIFDRNGIPLVRNVTLYRIEVTPSKISDMAALLQTLTPIVDLTPEDISAFRDDMHHNSRYKPVTLKAGLSDTEVARFAVNQYRFDGVTIDTYQQREYPYGAQLAHVLGYVSKINDNDLKRLDKAGLSENYAADRNIGKQGIEAYYESELHGTTGYQEVEVDNHGRVIRLLKEQPPKAGKNIYLTLDLPLQQYIESVLKGQRAAVVVEDPRDGGILAMVSSPSYDPNPFVKGIGYQAYKTLLTNPDLPLINRVTQGLYPPASTVKPYMAVSALFAGVITPTTTFFGAPTWTLPGTERRYRDWLKTGHGMLNVTKAIEESADTFFYQVAYEMGIDRIHHWLSQFGYGQSTGIDLNEEYRGVLPSRDWKLKVHKKGWYQGDTVSVGIGQGYWVATPIQMVKALTTLINNGQVKTPHLLYSLQQGNRVTRYQPPAQAAQIGDPHSPYWGIVRNGMYGMANLPNGTGYKLFHTAPYQIAAKSGTSQVFSLKQNQTYNAKMIPVRLRDHIFYTLFAPYKNPRVAMALILENGGGDGVVAGPTARAILDHIFDPASAPQPGDPAQSKPQLNDSADVQR